From the genome of Impatiens glandulifera chromosome 9, dImpGla2.1, whole genome shotgun sequence, one region includes:
- the LOC124915286 gene encoding xyloglucan endotransglucosylase protein 2-like, translating into MDSNKLWILSLCLLVMVLGTKATAPKKPVDVPFGKNYVPTWAFDHIKYFNGGSEIQLLLDNYTGTGFQSKGSYLFGHFSMQMKLVPGDSAGTVTAFYLSSQNSEHDEIDFEFLGNRSGQPYILQTNVFTGGKGDREQRIYLWFDPTKNYHSYSVLWNLYIIAFFVDDVPIRVFKNCKDLRVKFPFDQPMKIYSSLWNADDWATRGGLEKTNWAKAPFNAAYKGFHIDGCEASVEAKFCATQGKRWWDQKEFQDLDAVQYRRLKWVRDKYTIYNYCVDRKRYPVMPPECVRDRDV; encoded by the exons ATGGATTCAAATAAGTTATGGATCCTTTCACTGTGTTTGCTAGTTATGGTGTTGGGAACAAAGGCGACTGCTCCAAAGAAGCCAGTGGATGTCCCATTCGGCAAGAACTATGTTCCCACTTGGGCATTTGACCACATTAAGTACTTCAATGGCGGCTCTGAGATCCAACTACTCCTAGACAATTACACTG GAACGGGATTTCAGTCCAAAGGTTCATACTTGTTTGGCCACTTCAGTATGCAAATGAAGTTGGTTCCCGGAGATTCTGCCGGCACCGTCACTGCCTTCTAC ttgTCATCTCAAAACTCGGAACACGATGAGATAGATTTTGAGTTTCTGGGTAATCGGAGCGGGCAACCATACATTTTGCAGACGAATGTATTCACGGGAGGAAAGGGTGACAGAGAACAGAGGATTTATCTTTGGTTCGATCCAACCAAGAACTACCATTCTTACTCCGTTTTGTGGAATCTCTACATAATAGC ATTTTTTGTAGACGACGTTCCAATTAGAGTGTTCAAAAACTGCAAAGATCTTAGAGTGAAGTTCCCCTTTGACCAACCCATGAAGATCTATTCAAGCCTTTGGAATGCCGATGATTGGGCCACAAGGGGAGGTCTGGAAAAGACGAATTGGGCCAAGGCTCCATTCAATGCCGCCTATAAAGGCTTCCACATAGACGGTTGTGAGGCATCTGTTGAAGCTAAATTTTGTGCCACACAAGGTAAACGTTGGTGGGATCAAAAGGAGTTTCAGGACTTAGATGCAGTCCAATATCGCCGTCTTAAATGGGTTAGAGACAAGTACACAATTTATAACTATTGTGTTGATCGTAAGAGATACCCCGTAATGCCACCCGAATGTGTTCGTGACCGTGATGTTTGA